The Paenibacillus sophorae genome has a segment encoding these proteins:
- a CDS encoding Zn-dependent hydrolase: MIDKSLRINRDRLERSIQELATFGQNENGGLDRTTFTPAELEAREWLKAALRNEGISIRIDEAANIWGRRAGENPELLPPIVCGSHMDTVPNGGKYDGALGVLMALEVLRTLNDAGIATRHPFELVSFSAEEPNPFGLSTFGSRAVTGKLTREQIIGVRNPEGKLLTEALEEAGGSPECFDQAALSKEAISAFVEVHIEQGRRLISRNIPIGVVTSITGIYREEVTVRGEANHAGTTLMEDRNDALTAAAEMILAAESICRAFPACEVVGTVGQLKIIPNAPNIIPAEAVFLVEFRGESKDQIGQVLTEWKLRLELLARRRLSIVTRKVILNQPPSPMDRSVLESIERQAGLLRIPSLRLGSMAGHDATHMTSITRSGMIFVPSVGGKSHCPEEESRITDIEQAANVLLHTMLDLDAGLDTGGGEL; this comes from the coding sequence TTGATCGACAAAAGCCTGCGCATTAACCGGGACAGACTTGAACGCAGTATTCAAGAACTGGCCACCTTCGGACAGAATGAGAATGGAGGGCTGGACCGGACTACTTTTACTCCCGCCGAACTGGAGGCGAGGGAGTGGCTGAAGGCAGCTCTTAGAAACGAGGGGATTAGCATAAGGATTGACGAGGCGGCGAATATCTGGGGCAGAAGAGCCGGAGAGAATCCGGAGCTGCTGCCGCCAATCGTCTGCGGCTCGCATATGGATACGGTTCCGAATGGAGGCAAGTATGACGGAGCGCTCGGGGTGTTAATGGCGCTTGAAGTGTTAAGAACGTTGAATGATGCGGGGATAGCTACCCGTCACCCCTTTGAACTGGTGTCGTTCAGCGCAGAGGAACCGAATCCGTTCGGACTGTCCACCTTCGGCAGCCGGGCTGTTACGGGCAAGCTCACACGGGAGCAGATCATCGGGGTGAGGAATCCTGAAGGTAAATTGCTCACGGAAGCTTTGGAGGAGGCAGGAGGGAGTCCGGAATGCTTTGACCAGGCGGCGCTTTCAAAGGAGGCCATAAGCGCCTTCGTAGAGGTGCATATCGAACAGGGAAGGCGCCTGATCAGCCGGAACATTCCGATCGGCGTAGTTACATCAATAACCGGCATCTACCGTGAAGAGGTCACGGTGCGGGGAGAAGCCAATCATGCGGGAACCACGCTTATGGAAGACCGTAACGATGCCCTGACCGCAGCCGCCGAAATGATTCTCGCCGCCGAGAGCATCTGCCGGGCATTTCCCGCCTGCGAGGTGGTCGGGACAGTCGGGCAGCTTAAAATCATTCCGAACGCCCCTAATATTATTCCGGCGGAAGCGGTATTTCTGGTCGAGTTCCGCGGGGAATCCAAAGACCAGATCGGGCAGGTCTTGACGGAATGGAAACTTCGGCTCGAATTATTGGCGCGACGGCGTTTGTCTATAGTGACCCGTAAGGTTATCTTAAATCAGCCTCCCTCTCCCATGGACCGATCAGTACTGGAGTCCATCGAAAGGCAGGCAGGTCTTCTGCGGATTCCGTCTCTTCGTCTTGGAAGCATGGCCGGTCATGATGCTACCCATATGACCTCCATCACCCGAAGCGGAATGATATTCGTCCCCAGCGTGGGCGGCAAAAGCCACTGCCCCGAAGAAGAAAGCCGCATCACAGATATTGAGCAGGCGGCTAATGTGCTGCTGCACACAATGCTGGATTTGGATGCCGGCTTGGATACGGGAGGAGGGGAACTTTGA